One genomic region from Colletotrichum lupini chromosome 7, complete sequence encodes:
- a CDS encoding acetyltransferase: MNFQGQGRACKEGHRTYLIRLCIQIEYRLTVCPELCLGLFVRKGKSSPESVIRQGITPVYSPSETSSRDELIAHTISTKSISPVVTDEDMAVPSAWKINPTATYDVGHRPEGRTITLHSLAVAPHFQKSGYGKTLMAYYIEHMMQTAQAERISILTYDRLVSYYEKLGFTHYGKSQSELTYSILRDQRREDIPNDLEVFSLYVQISPWQLDQASSLWRRSIEARLSAAEAITADSVFIYDGEHFRSCQNSQNVQPKAYHYRISFIAQFHGRTPDNLTGEVADICYPCIIKKWETMDRCQTFLHTGSSLDVGCNVISMVTPRNLFISQAIGQTYMSLRLLVATIQPTSGHGSSFPSSSHWARRYVNFTFVGSSCQYLPQIDIVSKPRPYVCPEHLAASVTAGTMETTCWVNSQKLKHLWLNTLMAGLLIYLSFILLYLFARVSVWPPLQLELACTPEYRTLALVTGGMFSTIPRPKSLTTYVRNTSQNLILSWQRLTQVISRALQHEAVLSAIPVQANRRFLSLTNLAKTQQHSESLIWPIVSNREKGHASKLWGFASRLQSGYGVLTSVTQLDYLKSALSQRCGVVAQTHSMANCSVFPVYGGDRSRQKHDPAAVPSLLGNVLLARSRIQLIQDQNGMCRTF, encoded by the exons ATGAA TTTTCAGGGGCAAGGGCGCGCTTGCAAAGAAGGCCACCGAACATATCTAATTCGATTGTGCATTCAGATTGAATATCGACTGACGGTATGCCCCGAACTCTGCTTAGGATTATTTGTTCGTAAGGGCAAAAGTAGCCCAGAGAGCGTTATCCGACAAGGGATCACCCCGGTCTACAGCCCATCAGAAACTTCGAGTCGTGATGAACTTATCGCACACACAATTTCCACCAAGTCAATCTCTCCTGTTGTCACAGACGAGGATATGGCTGTCCCATCTGCGTGGAAGATAAACCCGACCGCTACATACGACGTGGGGCATCGACCTGAAGGCAGAACTATCACTTTGCATTCACTGGCTGTCGCGCCCCATTTCCAGAAGTCGGGTTACGGCAAAACCCTCATGGCATACTACATCGAGCACATGATGCAAACGGCACAGGCAGAGAGAATTTCCATTCTCACTTACGACAGGCTGGTTTCGTATTATGAAAAGCTGGGCTTTACACACTATGGCAAGAGCCAATCCGA GCTTACGTATTCAATATTGCGTGACCAACGTCGCGAAGACATTCCTAACGATCTAGAAGTCTTCAGTTTATACGTCCAAATTTCTCCTTGGCAGCTAGATCAAG cgtcttctctttggCGTCGGAGCATCGAAGCTAGGCTCTCCGCTGCAGAGGCGAT TACGGCTGATAGCGTTTTCATCTATGATGGTGAACAT TTTCGCAGCTGCCAAAATAGCCAAAATGTCCAGCCGAAGGCATATCATTATCGGATAAGTTTCATAGCTCAGTTTCACGGAAGAA CCCCAGACAACCTCACAGGGGAGGTTGCGGATATCTGCTACCCATG TATCATCAAGAAGTGGGAGACCATGGATAGGTGCCAAACTTTTCTCCATACAGGTTCAAGCCTTGACGTCGGGTGCAATGTCATATCAATGGTTACTCCACGAAACTTATTCATATCACAAGCTATCGGTCAGACTTATATGTCACTCAGACTGCTTGTTGCCACTATTCAGCCGACATC TGGGCATGGAAGCTCTTTTCCGAGTTCATCTCATTGGGCCAGAAGATACGTCAACTTCACCTTCGTAGGAAGTTCTTGCCAATATCTCCCTCAGATCGATATTGTCAGTAAGCCACGACCCTACGTTTGCCCAGAACATTTGGCGGCATCCGTCACCGCTGGAACCATGGAAACGACCTGCTGGGTGAATTCGCAAAAGTTGAAGCACCTTTGGCT TAATACCCTCATGGCTGGACTTCTGATATATCTGAGCTTCATCCTCTTGTACCTGTTTGCTCGA GTTTCAGTGTGGCCACCGCTTCAGCTTGAGCTAGCTTGTACGCCTGAATATCGCACCCTGGCACTTGTGACTGGAGGCATGTTTAGCACCATACCTAGGCCTAAGTCACTGACAACCTATGTTCGAAACACG TCACAGAACCTAATATTGAGCTGGCAGCGACTGACCCAAGTAATCTCTCGCGCTCTGCAACATG AAGCTGTGTTATCTGCAATACCGGTCCAGGCTAACCGAAGATTCTTGTCCCTTACAAATCTGGCAAAGACACAACAACACTCTGAAAGTCTAATTTGGCCAATCGTGTCCAATAGAGAGAAAGG ACACGCCTCAAAACTCTGGGGCTTTGCTTCTCGATTGCAATCTGGCTACGGAGTACTCACCTCCGTAACACAGCTGGATTATCTTAAGAGTGCCTTATCCCAGCGCTGTGGTGTAGTGGCCCAGACACATTCGATGGCAAATTGCTCGGTGTTTCCAGTCTATGGCGGCGATCGTTCTAGACAGAAAC ACGACCCTGCTGCTGTTCCCTCCCTTTTAGGTAACGTTTTGTTGGCTAGGTCGCGAATCCAACTCATTCAGGATCAGAACGGCATGTGCCGCACATTTTGA
- a CDS encoding alcohol dehydrogenase GroES-like domain-containing protein, producing MSGLPKTFKAAVIESKSAPLKIVDQELKQPGPGLVLVKVLACGVCHSDVGMAEGGFGDVFPRIPGHEIIGDVVAVGEGVSRFTGGERVGGAWHGGHDGTCRQCQKGFFQACDNETINGVFRDGGYAEYVLLRAESAVRVPKDVDPAEAAPLLCAGVTVFNSIRKMQIEQGNLVAIQGLGGLGHLGVQYASRMGYKVVVLSSGSTKKDFAMKLGAHEYIDSSATDPVKELKKLGGAALILATAPNPKIISPLTGGLQPGGKLCVLAPVGGLEVDTIDLIVGGKSVCGWPSGHQMDSEEAIDFAATHGIKCMVERFSLDDAKKASEHMISNKVRFRRNDVDDVGGNDDVKNENGSSSEGVTESERKSGLGNTRRGAGISQVPRPRLLRGQGPSILAPRPFRVKSSLAIPSRALNHSYYTMVGKGDYNDVFWITAVSLPLPPWPNSVALSKAILLHPGNAKRFDRFAELKTLSDRQGRIHLNLVILFRLLLRCQHLALDRIRFWDFIRDHWGVSNASSRMVEDLAEIYSDRRRVYLETPKIHKKRHNFLSNLIDAWNSRDPDPPVGAQPTTQELQEEWKYVEESWSELMKHDRMSIIDPDNPPMYGAFPIKKGTPSSFQIRGGSIRSIGKDLASRISVPSGQRQRRDSSTSAHFQTISSGKSLPSISTTTPDRQRRASFGYDNIRQSSTQGASESAIDDLIQSQGRKRKPSPDAPDSLKRQCLPESPSCSPRLKWQLTPCHEEPSSQVMSSQDHRRTPTHHGAAGSMLDASQDLAEEQHKTYDPHLDDLATIGHQKQSQYDDELLRLLETRVGQNDETMQLLKQQASLVMESEELSRDIRKAHDQLNLLTASKCQDALQKLDMLSSQINSLVAEIMTCRKSSQKIQQRQQDQHGLIESFEGDLKTLSREMKEVKHGLLSNTESSQASETSKKTVRIGSEDRKGVDTQQSIRTETRLAALEEQMGARADPTLPRPEGFEDRLERIERAIADQVPNADYMPRILKMEEAIAISTTLINNCRTLVDVSKTSLDQHLGTLNNRIAMVETRLTNHVAEQAEAKKEQAKRMDRIEAELQRQKETTSTQQQPHPGRQPAIESNDFQAQLNALKNSLAVLARGQSMGNADRTSTTPLTPVTPLSQVNQSSLNRLLRPVQNGVPAGPTRPQHNAVSMKDET from the exons ATGTCGGGACTTCCAAAGACCTTCAAGGCGGCCGTTATCGAGTCCAAGAGCGCGCCCCTCAAGATTGTCGACCAGGAACTGAAACAACCAGGTCCCggcctcgtcctcgtcaaAGTTCTAGCATGCGGGGTATGCCACTCCGATGTAGGCATGGCAGAAGGAGGTTTCGGAGACGTTTTCCCACGGATCCCAGGCCATGAGATCATTGGCGACGTGGTGGCAGTGGGCGAAGGCGTGAGCCGGTTCACAGGCGGAGAGCGTGTTGGAGGTGCTTGGCACGGAG GGCATGACGGAACGTGTCGACAGTGCCAAAAGGGGTTCTTCCAAGCCTGTGATAACGAGACCATCAATGGCGTGTTCCGGGATGGTGGGTACGCCGAGTACGTGCTGCTCCGTGCCGAGTCGGCAGTCCGGGTGCCAAAGGACGTTGATCCTGCGGAAGCAGCACCACTTCTTTGCGCCGGTGTTACCGTTTTCAACAGCATTCGCAAGATGCAAATCGAGCAAGGCAATCTCGTTGCCATCCAGGGTCTCGGCGGCTTGGGTCATCTTGGCGTGCAGTACGCCAGTCGCATGGGTTACAAAGTCGTGGTCCTGAGTTCCGGGTCCACCAAGAAGGACTTTGCGATGAAGTTGGGTGCGCATGAGTACATCGACTCGAGCGCAACAGACCCCGTCAAGGAGCTCAAGAAGCTTGGAGGTGCTGCTTTGATCCTTGCGACAGCACCCAACCCCAAAATCATCTCGCCGCTTACGGGTGGTTTGCAGCCAGGCGGCAAGCTGTGCGTTTTGGCGCCTGTCGGAGGATTGGAGGTCGACACGATTGACCTTATCGTTGGAGGCAAGTCGGTTTGTGGATGGCCCAGTGGACATCAGATGGACTCGGAGGAGGCCATTGACTTTGCAGCAACACACGGCATTAAGTGCATGGTTGAGAGATTCTCACTGGACGACGCGAAGAAGGCTTCGGAACACATGATTTCTAATAAGGTGCGCTTCCGGA GAAATGATGTTGATGATGTCGGTGGGAACGATGATGTGAAAAATGAGAACGGA AGCAGCAGTGAGGGTGTGACTGAAAGCGAGA GGAAGTCTGGCTTAGGTAACACCCGTCG CGGTGCCGGTATCTCCCAGGTTCCGCGTCCTCGGCTTCTGCGCGGTCAGGGCCCCTCCATCCTTGCTCCCCGTCCCTTCCGCGTCA AGTCTAGCCTGGCGATACCCTCGCGGGCCTTGAACCATTCATATTACACCATGGTGGGGAAAGGGGACTACAACGACGTATTCTGGATCACAGCCGTCTCGCTCCCGCTTCCCCCGTGGCCGAATTCAGTGGCCCTGTCTAAAGCGATTCTTCTTCATCCTGGCAATGCAAAGAGATTTGACAGATTTGCCGAGTTGAAGACCTTGTCCGATCGTCAAGGGCGCATAcaccttaacctcgttattcTTTTCCGGCTTCTGTTACGATGTCAACATCTGGCCCTCGATCGCATCCGCTTTTGGGACTTCATACGCGATCACTGGGGTGTGTCTAATGCCAGCTCTCGAATGGTCGAGGACCTCGCAGAAATTTACTCGGATCGTCGCCGCGTATACCTGGAGACCCCCAAGATCCACAAGAAGCGCCATAACTTCCTCAGTAATCTCATCGACGCGTGGAATTCCCGGGATCCTGACCCGCCAGTCGGTGCCCAGCCGACAACCCAGGAACTTCAAGAAGAGTGGAAGTACGTTGAGGAGTCATGGTCAGAGCTGATGAAGCATGACCGGATGTCTATCATCGATCCAGATAATCCTCCCATGTATGGGGCGTTCCCCATCAAGAAGGGCACACCTTCGAGCTTTCAAATAAGAGGCGGAAGCATACGCAGCATCGGCAAGGATCTGGCTTCGCGCATATCAGTACCATCGGGCCAGCGTCAACGTAGGGACTCTTCCACTAGTGCCCACTTCCAGACGATATCTTCTGGCAAGAGCCTCCCAAGCATCTCAACGACAACACCGGATAGGCAACGCAGAGCTTCTTTCGGCTACGATAACATCAGGCAGTCGTCTACTCAGGGTGCTTCAGAAAGCGCTATCGATGACCTCATCCAAAGCCAAGGGCGGAAAAGGAAACCTAGCCCTGATGCACCCGACTCCTTGAAAAGGCAATGCCTCCCGGAATCGCCGTCATGCTCCCCGCGACTGAAGTGGCAGCTCACCCCTTGTCACGAGGAGCCCTCTAGCCAAGTAATGAGCAGCCAAGACCATCGACGAACACCCACTCACCATGGGGCAGCAGGCTCGATGCTTGATGCAAGTCAGGATTTGGCTGAAGAACAACACAAGACATATGACCCGCATTTGGATGACCTAGCCACCATCGGACACCAGAAACAGTCGCAGTATGACGATGAGCTACTCCGACTGCTCGAGACCAGAGTTGGACAAAACGACGAGACCATGCAGCTCTTGAAACAACAAGCAAGCCTCGTTATGGAATCTGAGGAGCTTTCAAGAGATATCCGAAAAGCACACGACCAGCTCAACCTGCTCACTGCTTCAAAGTGCCAAGATGCCCTACAAAAGTTGGATATGCTCAGTAGCCAGATAAACAGCCTTGTTGCGGAGATTATGACATGTCGCAAATCGAGCCAAAAGATTCAACAACGGCAGCAAGACCAGCATGGCCTTATCGAAAGCTTCGAGGGCGATTTGAAGACGTTGAGCCGAGAGATGAAGGAAGTCAAACACGGTCTTCTTTCCAACACAGAGTCGTCTCAAGCTTCCGAGACAAGCAAAAAAACCGTCAGAATAGGATCAGAAGATCGAAAAGGGGTAGATACTCAGCAGAGCATCCGGACCGAGACACGGCTAGCCGCATTGGAAGAACAAATGGGCGCGCGAGCTGACCCAACCCTGCCGCGTCCAGAGGGCTTTGAAGACCGCCTTGAGAGGATAGAAAGAGCCATCGCCGACCAAGTACCGAATGCTGATTACATGCCTCGAATTTTGAAGATGGAGGAAGCTATCGCTATCAGCACAACCTTGATCAATAACTGCAGAACACTCGTTGATGTTAGCAAAACCTCCTTAGATCAGCACCTGGGCACTCTCAACAATCGCATCGCAATGGTGGAGACACGCCTCACGAACCACGTTGCCGAACAGGCGGAAGCAAAGAAAGAACAGGCCAAGAGAATGGATCGGATCGAGGCCGAGCTTCAACGCCAAAAGGAGACAACATCGACACAGCAGCAGCCTCATCCCGGCCGTCAGCCCGCAATCGAAAGTAACGATTTTCAGGCCCAGTTGAATGCGCTCAAGAACTCATTGGCTGTTCTGGCGCGAGGTCAGAGCATGGGAAATGCTGATAGAACCTCGACAACACCATTGACGCCAGTGACACCTTTATCGCAGGTCAACCAGAGCTCTCTGAACCGCCTTCTGAGGCCAGTACAGAATGGAGTGCCAGCTGGCCCGACGAGGCCCCAACACAATGCCGTATCCATGAAGGACGAGACTTGA
- a CDS encoding short-chain dehydrogenase, whose translation MSLQEKVILITGGSKGIGKAIALDAAAQGARIVVNYSSDSTAADEVVKAIGSDRAIAVRADGSKTAELQKLVDVTIDKFGKIDVLIPNAAIMHMRTVENTTEEDFDQMFNTNVKGPYFLVQKALPHMSEGGRIIFLSTTVLASSSLPPPYLLYASTKGSIEQMTKYMAKDLAKKGINVNAIAPGPTGTDLFYKGKTEEMLKNITASSPYNRIGTPEEIASVAVFLSGKESSWVTGQIIRVNGGAA comes from the exons ATGTCTCTCCAAGAGAAGGTCATCCTCATCACCGGAGGTTCCAAAGGCATCGGCAAGGCCATCGCTCTTGATGCTGCCGCGCAGGGTGCCAGGATTGTTGTCAACTATAGCAGCGACTCAACCGCCGCCGACGAAGTTGTCAAGGCCATTGGCAGCGACCGCGCTATCGCCGTGCGCGCCGACGGCTCCAAGACGGCCGAGTTGCAGAAGCTCGTGGATGTCACCATCGACAAGTTTGGCAAAATCGATGTGCTGATCCCCAACGCTGCCATCATGCACATGCGCACTGTCGAGAATACTACGGAAGAGGACTTTGACCAAATGTTCAACACCAACGTCAAGGGACCCTACTTCTTGGTACAG AAAGCTCTCCCCCACATGTCTGAAGGCGGCCGTATCATTTTCCTCTCAACGACCGTCCTCGCTTCAAGTAGCCTTCCCCCGCCGTACCTGCTCTATGCATCGACAAAGGGCAGTATTGAGCAGATGACCAAATACATGGCCAAGGACCTCGCCAAGAAGGGCATCAACGTCAATGCTATCGCGCCTGGTCCCACCGGGACCGACTTGTTCTACAAGGGCAAGACGGAGGAGATGCTCAAGAACATCACTGCCAGCAGCCCCTACAACAGAATTGGCACACCAGAGGAAATCGCCTCTGTGGCAGTTTTCTTGTCAGGAAAGGAATCATCCTGGGTGACGGGGCAGATTATTCGGGTAAATGGAGGAGCTGCATGA
- a CDS encoding 3' exoribonuclease, which yields MGELPRDLGRDSAGHRKPRVQRGSEARALVQNKYTSRKIAGGPIMPLDTSTYSMALLRVDGRRWNELRRLHAQIRTQEAADGSSYLEMGHTKVMCVVTGPAEPQRRGGAGGQSKEAAVTVNLVVAGFSSVDRMKRGRNDKRSQELEATIAKAVSANLHTHLFPHSSITISLHVLSQDGSLLAALLNASTLALIDAGIPMTDYIAACTAGSTSTYAAADDGADPLLDLNTQEEQELPYMTVGTLGLTDRVAVMVCESRVQVSRLEGMLAVGVDGCKQVRQFMDRVVKEKGRQMVQEGTVEKGTGLDLEMES from the exons ATGGGAGAGCTTCCCCGCGATCTCGGGAGGGACAGTGCGGGCCATAGGAAGCCCAGGGTCCAAAGGGGTTCAGAGGCCCGAGCTCT AGTTCAGAATAAATATACATCCAGGAAAATTGCAGGTGGCCCAATCATGCCTCTAGATACCTCCACTTACTCCATGGCGCTCCTGCGCGTCGATGGCCGCCGCTGGAACGAGCTCCGACGCCTGCACGCCCAAATCCGTACCCAGGAAGCTGCCGATGGCTCGAGCTACCTCGAGATGGGCCACACAAAGGTCATGTGCGTTGTTACAGGACCTGCTGAACCCCAGCGTCGCGGGGGTGCCGGCGGCCAGTCCAAGGAAGCTGCCGTTACCGTCAACCTCGTCGTCGCCGGCTTCAGCTCTGTCGACCGTATGAAGCGAGGCCGCAACGACAA GCGATCACAAGAACTCGAGGCTACCATTGCCAAAGCTGTCTCGGCGAACCTTCACACACATCTCTTCCCCCACAGCAGCATCACCATCTCTCTACACGTTTTGTCCCAGGACGGTTCCCTTCTGGCGGCTCTTCTGAACGCTTCGACACTAGCACTAATCGATGCTGGCATTCCCATGACCGACTACATTGCTGCTTGCACTGCCGGCTCGACCTCTACATACGCAGCCGCCGATGATGGTGCTGACCCTCTACTCGATCTCAACACCCAGGAAGAGCAGGAGCTGCCGTACATGACAGTGGGAACGCTGGGCCTCACGGACCGTGTTGCCGTAATGGTGTGTGAAAGCCGTGTCCAGGTCAGCCGGTTGGAGGGTATGCTTGCTGTTGGTGTAGATGGATGCAAACAGGTGCGACAGTTTATGGACCGCGTGGTGAAGGAGAAGGGCCGTCAAATGGTACAAGAAGGTACGGTAGAGAAAGGCACCGGGTTGGACTTGGAAATGGAATCATGA
- a CDS encoding NLI interacting factor-like phosphatase — translation MLSRAARIARLQPTAAQLYRSVATPAARRPEFLASSWTRGFAQDNKPKGSPSDKPIDQQKSSESTQEEISASSSPEYKAAYEEAAEASSKTSSTQTPKSDAENAADKTEAPEPAAPTGPLPDLTQGIPSTLAYEMSGATNKAALAALAEEEAVAQGGGRGRGELPDSAYVSSTDRKRQQFASRMFLAFVGFGAAGAVYLGRNWEDKADELRHAEDAPNGWGFGAWWNRVTARTGDFLNYYQEPAFEKLLPDPDPSFERPYTLCISLEDMLVHSEWTREHGWRVAKRPGVDYFLRYLSQYYELVLFTSVPFAIGEPLVRKLDPYRFIMWPLYREATKYKDGEVVKDLSYLNRDLSKVIIIDSSDKHVQNQPENAIVLPKWKGESKDKELVSLIPFLEYIHTMQYGDVRKVLKSFEGKHIPTEFARREAIARAEFNKQVEAKKKKAPSGMGLLGGMLGLKPSNMALMVSPDGEQNPHEALAQGKMLQDIARERGQRNYEMLEKEIRENGEKWLKEEAAMQEKAQQEAMQSMMGSFSGWFVKGDDASKKQ, via the exons ATGCTGTCAAGGGCAGCTCGCATCGCGCGTCTGCAGCCCACTGCAGCGCAGCTCTACCGCTCTGTCGCAACACCAGCTGCGAGGAGACCCGAGTTCCTAGCTTCATCATGGACTAGGGGTTTTGCGCAGGACAATAAGCCGAAAGGCTCCCCTTCAGATAAGCCGATTGACCAGCAAAAGTCTTCTGAATCGACGCAAGAGGAGATCTCGGCGTCGTCAAGTCCCGAATACAAAGCAGCGTACGAAGAGGCTGCCGAAGCTTCATCCAAGACATCCTCAACACAAACTCCCAAATCCGACGCCGAGAATGCCGCCGATAAGACCGAAGCTCCTGAGCCTGCCGCACCTACCGGCCCACTACCCGACCTCACCCAGGGAATCCCCTCCACCCTAGCATACGAGATGTCTGGTGCCACAAACAAGGCCGCGCTGGCTGCCCTCGCTGAAGAAGAGGCTGTGGCCCAGGGCGGCGGTCGCGGGCGTGGAGAGCTTCCCGACTCGGCATACGTCTCATCAACAGACAGGAAAAGACAGCAGTTTGCGAGCCGCATGTTTCTCGCCTTCGTCGGCTTCGGGGCTGCCGGTGCCGTCTACCTTGGCCGCAACTGGGAAGACAAGGCAGACGAGCTCCGGCACGCCGAGGACGCACCGAACGGATGGGGGTTCGGCGCTTGGTGGAACAGAGTCACCGCCCGTACCGGCGACTTCTTGAACTACTACCAGGAGCCTGCCTTTGAGAAGCTGCTCCCTGATCCCGATCCGTCTTTTGAGCGTCCCTACACTCTGTGTATCAGCTTGGAAGATATGCTCGTTCACAGCGAGTGGACGCGCGAGCACGGTTGGAGAGTGGCCAAGCGCCCCGGCGTTGACTATTTCCTGCGTTACCTGAGCCAGTACTACGAGTTGGTTCTCTTTACCAGCGTTCCTTTCGCCATTGGCGAGCCGCTTGTTCGCAAACTTGACCCCTACCGCTTCATCATGTGGCCCCTCTACCGCGAGGCGACCAAGTACAAGGATGGTGAAGTCGTCAAG GATCTGTCTTACCTCAATCGCGACCTGTCCAAGGTGATCATTATCGACAGCAGCGACAAGCACGTCCAGAACCAGCCAGAGAACGCCATTGTTCTTCCCAAGTGGAAGGGCGAGTCCAAGGACAAGGAGCTTGTCAGCCTGATTCCCTTTCTCGAGTACATCCACACCATGCAGTACGGCGATGTTCGCAAGGTCCTCAAGTCATTCGAGGGCAAGCACATTCCTACCGAGTTTGCTCGCCGCGAGGCGATTGCACGTGCCGAGTTCAACAAGCAGGTGGaagccaagaagaagaaggcgccTTCAGGCATGGGCTTGCTGGGTGGCATGCTCGGCCTCAAGCCCTCTAACATGGCCTTGATGGTTTCCCCCGATGGTGAACAAAACCCCCACGAGGCTCTCGCCCAGGGTAAGATGCTCCAGGATATCGCCCGTGAGCGCGGCCAGCGCAACTACGAGATGCTCGAGAAGGAGATTCGCGAAAACGGTGAAAAGTGGCTCAAGGAGGAAGCTGCCATGCAGGAGAAGGCCCAGCAGGAAGCCATGCAGAGCATGATGGGCTCCTTCAGCGGATGGTTCGTTAAGGGCGACGACGCCAGCAAGAAGCAGTAA